GGGCAGCTCTTTAGGGCTGTGATATATGTTATTTGggatttacattttcttttttgtcatccTTGTTACTTAacgttattttgtgtttctactAATTTGGGTTGtagtggtttgttttgtttcaatctCAGATTCCTCCTAATTTCTCTCCTAGATTGCTGTGCTTTAttggttttttaaaatagaagaataaagtctatttttaatattgtaaatcaaatatattttgtacacaccttctgttttgtcatttgaagCCAGACCTACCTGACtctcccagttctcccagttgGCCACAAGGCCACGTTGTCTGTCACAATCCTGGTTCTTCCCCGTGTTgcagaagaaaaatctgaaactttttctgcagttttggtTCCTTTGTGTGTCTGAGATGATGAATCCTGCTCTTGGTCCTGTTTTGTGTCGTAATCTCTGGTATGAAACTCTGTCACTGCTTTAGTTACCGGCAGACCAAAGGAGACGCCTCGGGGCATTTGGGGCATTTGTCTATTTTAGTCTGGGATTGCATAACCTGAACATTAAAAACTGGCTGCGGTGAAAAGCAGAGGAACCCAACCGGTCGGTGGGAATGTTTTTTACAGACATAATCGGTTTGTAAAGCTGGACTCCTGCTTGCTGCCTCACAGGCTGGCAGGTTGTCGGGTCAAATCCCAGCCTGCCGCCTTCCTGCCTGGCCTGAGTTTCTCTCCATGTTGGCTGAAATGGACCAGATGAGTTTCAGTGGCTTACAAAGGTTTTCACACCcttgaaccagaaccagaaatatttgactggaattcaaagtccaaagcAAAAATGGTTTACAAAAGTTTTCACTTTCATTCTCCAGGCTTCgactccaacaggttttctccAACTTCGTCCTGAATGtgactccatccatcttccatcaACTTTGACCAACTTCCCTGCTGGAGAGAAGCAgcccagagcatgatgctgccaccgccgtaCAGTGGGGATGGTGTTCAGTGATGTTCAGTTCTCACAGCTTTGGTCGAACACCaggttccaaattattatgcaaattggattcaagtgtgataaagatttaatgtttgttcCATCAAACTCATAGATGGTTTTGTGTCTCAGGACTCTTTGGATCTCTGTGATTCATCTGATTAGTTCATTAGGTGAGCTCAACTAAAGGAAACATActgaagaaggatgttccacattatcaATCAGGCTTCAAGCAATATGTGAAAGAGAAAAGGTCTCTGCTGACCCGTCAGCGCAGTGGACAAggaatgaaaacattagatatttaacgaacACTGAAGCGTGATCATTGTACtctgaagagatttgtggccgATTCCGATGAAGGAACaatgaggaaagtttctgttatACATTCACGGGGTTCagagagcagctgctgaaatgcctttacaaagcagcaaacagtgaagctgctggttctggagtCCCACCAACCCGAAGCTGTCGGCTCCTCCAGTGGCTTGATGTGACACATAAACCGACTGTTGGGCCACTGACCAGGTCAGTCAGGGATCCAGACGAGCATCAAGACTCATTTTCAAACAGTGATGAATGCTGAGccaccctggatggtccagatggacggaACCACGGCCCAAAACGGCTGCTACGTCAgcaggaggtggtggagtcacgCTTTGGGGAGAGAGCTGGTCGGCCCCGTTTGGGCCCCTGAAGGGGTGAAAATAACCTCAGCAAAGTAAACAGACTgtctgatcactttctttcatggtacAGAAAGAAGAGCCGGACCTtctgtagcaaaatcatctcGAAGCGTGATGATGCTCCGTCTCGTGCTGCCAGGAAACCTCTGTTCATTGGCTGCTGTGGACATAAAGACAGAAGCGCCACGCTGCCCTGACTCAAACCTAAAGGAGTTAGGGTTGAGTCTAAATCCTTTAACTCAACCGTAACTCCTTTAGGTTTGAGTTAAACTCAACTTAGTTTAAGGTTTATGGAGTCATAAACTGCCACTGGAGTTTATGATGGAGGGACCAGCTCTGGGACACGACTGACATCCTGCAAacaaattcaagcagaaacaaacaaacttaatgGAAGAAATGTGAAAGTAGGAGTTTCTATGTTAACTTGACTTGGTCTGTCAAGATAAACTGCCAGCTCCTCTGTTTAGACTATAAATGGATTAACACAACGTTGaaaactctttatttttctctgttctgcaTGTAATGAAGACTTGAATTAAACGCCATTTTAACCAAAAGTTTGGAATGAGCTTCTGACCCAGAAGCTCCAAAGCGTCCGGTCCGTAACCCGTAAACACGCGGTCGGATCCCGGTCCGAAAGACGCCTTTAGTTCAGCGTCCATGAGATGATATTCAGAAAAGAttcttttattaattgattgttaataataaacactTTGCATAAAGGCTGTAATGTCTGCGCATGTGCACCAGTAAAGGGTGTGAATTATAACCTACCAAAATGACCGACGGGCTTCAAATTTTCCCgtcgtttaaaaaaataaccggTCAAATATTCCGTTAACGTGACCTCTGGGTCGCTCAGCGGCATTTAGGTTTGTTACGCCCAGCAGCGCCCCCTCCAGGACAGGAAGTGGAACAGAAAAGTCACTAGATTTgtcatttgttgtttattttctgattaaagtCACTAAATACAGCGATAAAGTTTTTAAGGAACCAGTTCTTCATGCCCCTCAGAGCGTAGCCAAGCCCACATTGCGTAGCCACGCCCACTTTTCTGGATTTATCCAGGGTTGGATTAAGCAGTCAGTTGCACCTTACAGAGCCAGAACTGCTGCAGAACAGAAACTTCCAACCAGACAGATTCATTTAGAAGAATTTATTTTGTACAGTAAAACAGTTTATGTCAGACTTTCTGAAGACAAACAATGAATTTACAGACACAGAACGTTGTGAAGCCTAAGGCCGACCCAGAGATGAGCGTCAGCATGGAGTATCTTACAGAGATAATGCAACTCAGACAGCATGtagccgccgctgctgctgctggaggcggTGGAAGTCAATAAACTCTGAGCAGGGTGCGTTCAAGAACACTCAGAAAGCAACTATCACAGGTTTTCATTGACAACTGGTtgaaaaaaaggcatttttgaCTGAAATCATCGTATATATGTCTGAAAACATGCCGTGTGTTTATCAGTTGCCCCCTGAGGGGCAGAGTTAGGGTGATAAGCTCTGTAGGGCTTTTGAACACACCCTTCTCTTGTTCAGGTCTGGGTGCGCTTGTTTTCCGTTACTTAGGAGGCCTGTAGGCGATTTTCCTGCTCTTCAGCACCATCCATCGGTGTCGCTTCAAGTAGTAGACCAGAGGGATGAGGATGGCAGAGCCCATCAGCAGCTGGCGGGACAAACGTCACGAACGTTACGAGAAAACGTCAGCGCtgttacaataaaacatcatgAACGCTACGAGAAAACGTCAGGACtgttacaataaaacatcatgAACGCTACGAGAAAACGTCAGGACtgttacaataaaacatcatgAACGCTACGAGAAAACGTCAGGACtgttacaataaaacatcatgAACGCTACGAGAAAACGTCAGGACtgttacaataaaacatcatgAACGCTACGAGAAAACGTCAGGACtgttacaataaaacatcatgAACGCTACGAGAAAACGTCAGGACtgttacaataaaacatcatgAACGCTACGAGAAAACGTCAGGACtgttacaataaaacatcatgAACGCTACGAGAAAACGTCAGGACtgttacaataaaacatcatgAACGCTACGAGAAAACGTCAGGACtgttacaataaaacatcatgAACGCTACGAGAAAACGTCAGGACtgttacaataaaacatcatgAACGCTACGAGAAAACGTCAGGACtgttacaataaaacatcatgAACGCTACGAGAAAACGTCAGGACTGTTACAATAAAACGTCACAAACCTACGATAAAACGTCACAAACGCTACAATAGAAAGTTGAGAAAGTCACGGTAAAACGTCGGGAACTCTACAATAAAACGTCGGGAACTCTACAATAAAACGTCGGGAACGTTATGATAAGATCTGGACTAAtgctcattttctttctctggacAGAAGAACTTTGGTTCTACAGTCTTTAGATCATCAGGttgaattttgttgttctgtttggtCGAGTTATTCTAGGAACGTCTGGATAAACTGCAGGTATTTCAGAATAAAGCTGAAACTCTGATGTCGTTTCAGAGCAGATTTAATTTTAAGCGTGGATGCTGTGATGAGAGCAGCAGGCAGCCGCCTTCTGCCTTTCCATGGAATCTAAACTTCACATCAATGTTCAGTGATGGTTGTCCTCCATTAGAAAAGCTGTGATATCAGACCGGTCTCTGTTGCTACGGATACGGTTGCTTTTGCATCACCGCTGCCTCAAACTAACAAACACAGCTGCAGTTATTTCACTGAACATGTTGCTTTCTGTAAATACATGAACTCCTAATTAAAAAGAACCTTAAAAATCTGCAACAGATAATCAAATAATACTGAATTGATGAAATTGGGGAATTTATACTCTAAGtgaagataatttatttttaaataatctttgaAATCActgaaatttagttttaattttgtcttttaaagtaTTCAGCAATGTTCTGTTTCTAATGTTAGTAAAATGTTAGaatttgaattttgtgttttgattttgtttgtgtcttaatGTTAGTAAAATGTTTGTGGTGTTTATCCAGGTGGAAGGTAGCCCTCTGCCTACCTTCAGGCCCATGCGTTTGCGCTGGTCGTGCTCCGGCTCGGCCGCCCACCTCAGGAAGGTACAAACGTCTTTGGCCACCTGGCTCATGGTGGCCGGGGTTCCTGCAACCAGACACAGCCAATCAGACGCGGCCTCCTGCATCGCGGTGGCCAATCGTGCGCCACCTACCGTCCTCGTACTCCAGGATCTCGTTGTAGAGGGGCGGCGCCATGCCGATGGCCTGGCCGGGGAAGTAGGGGTTGTAGTAGAGTCCTTCTCTCAGCGAGACGCCTGCAGGCGGCTCGCAGTAACCCGTCAGCAGGCTGAAGATGTAGTCCTCTCCGCCGTGCCTGTAGGGGGCGCCGCACAAACAGCCAGCATGTCTATCAGTGCTGCAGCTAGCCATTAGCTTAGCaaacaattattctgacaattaatcagattaaaaaatattggcaCTTTCTGCAGATTCTTCATTTCACCACTTAAGCtaattttatacaatattagaaaaattaCTGCAACCAATTAAATGGTTAATCTGATTAATGACAGGGATGCTGTGAATTAATcagattgattaaaaaatggaCAGACAATCAGATTTAACAGATCATTTCTCACGTCTTTAATTCTTCTGTATTTatcattatttgtttgttttttcttcatagcAGCTTAGTGTTGCTTCATGTGTGAATATCTGTTGTTTTATCTACAACAGTAAAATCTTTTCAGGGTTCTTCCTGAGAGACGATTCAGAAATGACTAAGAAACGGAGGATCAGCTGACAGAGAATCAGAACAGGAGCCTGAGAGACCAtcacactttaaaataaattcaaccgttaaaaattttaaatgaatgcaGGACTAAAATGCTCAGTTTGACTGTCCCAATAAACatcaattcctttttaaaaataaacattttattgcctagaTGAGGCTTTCAGCTGGACTGAAAGGCCTCAATATAGGCCTTTCAATCAATAACTATCTGATAAGCAGAGCTGATATTAGCGGCTGATGGTTTCAGTGAGTGTTGGAGGAAGTACCTGGCGTTGACGATGTAGCTGAGGTCGGGGGGCAGCGCCCCGTTGTTGGCGGCCCGGGCGGCCTCGGGGTTTGGGTACGGCTTGGGGAAATAGTCCGAAAGCTTTCCTGGCCTGGTGAACATCTCACCGCTCTCATCAGGGCCGTCCACCACCTCCACCTGCACGGTGAATGGAGCTACATGAGCCGGcgctgccccctggtggcagGAGGAGCCGGCTGCTGCTGTGGCCTCACCTCTTCGGCGATGGCCTTGACCTCGTCCTCGGTGTGCGACACCCCCACCAGGTTCCTGAAGGCCATGTACTCCATGCTGTGGCAGGCTGAGCACACCTGCTTATACACCTGGTAACCACGGCGAAtgctgcagccaatcagaaacacTCAGGATGAGAGCAGAAACAACAGGCTCTTTCCTGGTCAAACGTTGTGGTATCATAATAaagtccacaaaacaaaaagtgccAGCGTAGTTTCTCAGGAGGAGGTTTTCGattcactcaaaataaaaagcattcgtggagagttttctggtttcaaaatgagttttttatttacttataaaaataacagaaatcttgggcgtgccgtggtggcgtagtggttacgcgacccacgtttggaggccttgagtccttgacgcggccgtcgcgggttcgactcccagacctggcgacatttgccgcatgtcttcccccctctccttacccccttcctgtcagcctactgtcatataagggacactagagcccacaaaagaccccctggaggggtaaaaaaattgaataaaaaaacagaaatcttttcCGAGTTGACTTcatacaaaaaatagaaatataaacgTTAATTCTGTGGTAGAGAAACAGTTTCACTCCTTCACCAAACAATCAGATCAACCACTGCAGGAGGCTGACTGACGAGGTCTGAGCACAACAAACCAACAACAGAACCACCAGGCGCATAATCTTGGACCTGGAACATTAATAGtttaacaaaaagtaaattCATCTAATTCTTAATAGGCtctaacaaacataaaaatgaaccaacaaaccttcaaatggttcagaaagtgcaactATTTATAatcatgcaaaataaataaagcatagAACTAGACTAAATAGATCTACACTTATAGATCAGGAATATTAACACTGATATCTGatctacaatattttttatcaatatcagATATTAAcatcagattggtgcatctGTAATATATCAATATCTACgtctgattattttagttatcaattaatctattgattattctggaTATTAATCAGATACATAAAGGctcattctgctgatttttcacttaagcattttttacacaatattagaaacattTGCTGACTGTTTTTAGATAAAGTGGTTAATATTGAAAAAGCAAAGGAGATTTAAAACCAAAGCTACAGGAGTTTCCTGTgaaacaaaattacacaaaaggttttttatcttaaatgcaaaatgtttatattctgttcagttttggtttcatttctgCTCTGACTGTTGGTTTTATATGGATAacgatcaatcaatcaatcgatcGGTCAATGACTCGCCTGCCGTGGTCCAGTGAGGACAGCAGCCCCGAGTGGCTCCAGGGGTACGATGGGGGGTGGAGCTCCAGCTCAGACGCCTTCACTGATTGGTGGAGCATCAGAGCAAGCCCCGCGCCGCCGCTGGCAACCACGCCCAGCGTTGTCAAGGCAACCTTCTTCTTACCCAACAGACTGGTGAAAGACATGTTGGcctaaagagagaaaaataacagattcacacacacattttatattCAGAAACAAGGAAAACTACGACCTATTGGGCTCTTTGCAGCTCAGCTTCCGTGTTCTGGGAAAAGCGGCACGGTCGTTTCCAGTCTATTGAAAATGGCGTTTTACACTCGGTgtttgtccaaggtaacaattagtGATGAACATCGATCTGAAGCCCcaacaataagctggagaaaggttttaagatgttcgcctcctTATACACAGATatgaaggtgagttttactttctttaaactttgtggctaacattagctttagcttatgctagtaggcaatattctcagatatttgtcttgtaaaaatgtgctatttaagtatctaaacatttttcatccattctaacggacaatgtttttaccttgttttcaagtatattatgtacatttattgtcgttagtgtcagagaccaagtaacgggaaTTTTAcattcaggctttttgcttctgaagcctgaggaacaacaagcccatagcttaacagtagagcagctctggtgtcggagttctagttcagctgacggttcaggttcagagttgttgcttttagaaaaatatgaccgtgttccttaaggtctccgtgttacttcgctttattacttttgcatgcttcttgtgacgAGCTCAAagaggacggtgtttacagcggtgtgtacaggcggatcagtttCTCGGTTGAATACAGAAATggttccatggaaataacacagaagGCTCCTTCATTTCCCATCCGTCTGCCCCCGGTAGTTTTAGGCTggagaagttgatccggagtgaagtgaaggctgcgAACgttgctgtgcggcgttagctttaactgggaGCGACggatatttacaagccaccgtcttcttaattcattATCGCTGAgcaatccatgaaaacttaaaagcccattatgtTAGGAAGAcaataatccatccatcattttctaacacccttgtccccggtggggtcaggaggagctgctgcctctccagctaacgttccgggcgagaggcggggtcacctggacggGTCACCTGGACGGgtcagtctgtcgcagggaaGACAACAATGTGCATAGTATTTCTTTATTAGTGTTTGAAAtacgactttgtcttttctagttGTTATGGTAACTCAAACTGGAAACAAGAAAGCCGCATTTCACTCATGCGGATGTGACGTCAGCGCCGTAGTGCAAAGAGCCCGTTTGTTGTGTTATAATTATAATCCAGgtagaaattattaaaatgtgtaaaacatggACAACAATCAATGAAACCTTTTACCAACAGCTGTAATAATGTTTACTATTTTAGAGTTATGATAGATTTTCCTCTGGTTAAATGATGATATTGAAACTTTTGGGAGAAACATTAGAATTGAAACTTGATCTGAACTTGATAAGAATTAAACACGTTTATCTTTCAAAGTGACTAAAGATGATATTTATCGCAACAAGTTGCCATCATAATGCAGCTTCAGACTGAACTGAAGAGGTTTTAAATATAGACAGAACATATGCAGATTTTAGCcgtttttcagtttattacgGAACAATTACATTCAATTTCCATTGCAAAATATCCTAGAAGGAccagcaatattttttatttatttttcttatcaggccactttgttgttgtttttttgctaaagttttatattcttcttcactgtaaaacataaaagcagtGATGAAATGGTGGTTCTGTAGTTGTGTCTCTGAACAGTTCAGAGAAGGAGGATAAATAAAGATCTAAGCTTCACTGTAAAGTTGTTCACCTCTGATGTAGAATAATCTAAAGGCTGATTTAGGTCAATCTGTCAGTTTCCCTCTGGGTTCCTTATGAAACCGACCTTCAGTGTTTTATAACCGGACAGGAGAACAGcacatgacctctgaccctcaCCTCCAGCCAGCCTCCACATACAAATTAATCCGATTTTAGAAGCGATTATTAAGATGATGGCTGGTTATGACCAGGATGGATCTTTGCGGCTCATAACATTAGTTctcaaatcaaaataatacattttacaaacaaaaaaaactactttgGTTGATAGATTTAAGAGACACAAACAATCCCCTGAGACACACGGGGAGATGTATCTCAGTAATATTCATATCGAACAATAATAATCCCGCAGGAACCGGCTTCTTCTCCACCGGAAGTTCTTATCAGCCTTTCCGATGCTAACTCGTTAGCTCTAACCCCTGAAAGCCGCTGTTTTTAAGCTCCAGAGGCAGATAGTGGCCTTTAtctgaactgaaacaaacacaccgGCAGCTTCTGCGGACACACGGAGCAGAAGATTTGTCTCCTGATGGATTTATGCTCCTGTTTTTAGGAGGAATCTGTTCCAGTCCAGACCTGCATGTGCTAACAGTCCGACACGACTCTGGCTGCCTTGACTAACGGTAGGAACAGCTGCTTTGCGACATTTAgacaaaaaactacaaacacagCCCCCATTATTTTAACTTCTGACTGACTAAGCACCACAAATAAAAAGAGTCAGCCCAATAAGACAGCCTGAAATCCGGGGGAAGACAAGTGACCTTGTCTGCCAGTCCGCCGCTAGCCGGTGAGCTAATGATGGTTCGCTGGGAGGACGCCTGACAAGCATAACTTTATAATGAAAACACTCTTTAAAACATCCGACCTTCAGAAAGGCTGATATTAGGCCCATCTATCGATCTACCTTGGAAGTCTTGAGAGGATTCCCCGTAATGAGGAGAGCTCTCCCAGTCCCGGAGAGCGCCACGACCCGAAGCGCCGCCATCTTCCGAGTTCTCTATGGAGGAACCAGCAAGCTGCAGACGAGGCACAAACTGAGCGCTTCCGGGAGggttcttcaaaataaaagaccgCAGTGTGACTTCATCTGGTTGACACGATtgtttgtcaaaataaaaccagttaaaGTCAGTGGAACTTGTTAGGATTGACTGTATGGAACCACATGTAGCTCTGGGCTAAAGTCATAAAAAGACTTTGGCCCAGGATGATGaaggcctaaaaaaaaaaactgtagctCTTGCAGTTGTTTCTTGCTATATTTCTTCTTCATGTGATTTTTATGCAACAAGAGCCTCAGTCACAGGCATCAGCATTAACAACTCTGGAGAAAATTGATTGTGTAAGTTATAATTCATTTCCTTCTAGGGATAACACATTTATTAGTGAGTCTTTGCaaacaatttacaaaaagaatAGTATtgttgcaaattatttttatagctACATTCAAAGTACCGAACTCTGCGAACAATTTGTGTTCAAGCtcatttcataaattttaaatatgtttgtcttgTGCTAGTCAATGCCTGTCCTACTTAGAAGCTAACtttatacttttttctttgagtCCAGATTCTACAACGGAACTCCCatgaaattataataaattaatgaattaatttaaggagtatttacttttatatggatggtttaaaaaagaaacaaaaccccatgattgatttttatttaattggcaTTATTAGCTCCATATGGGAAAGAACAATCCATTCATCTACTATAATATTAACCTATTTGCAGATAAATGTAAGCTTAatatttattaactttataCTGTGGTGGACGGTCAATTAAGTTATTATTGACTCGAAACAATCTTAATTGAAtaaacttttactttgaagaTAACTAAACCGGAAATGCCACGCATTATGGTTTTTAATTCAACTTTACGCAAATCTTACAAAACCTATTTACacaacttatttattttgtcctttagTTGTTTGATAATAtgtgataaataataaatacataatttaatttttttcttaatctcctgttgtttttatgttgattttaactaaaaataaaaacctttaatctGGTCTGTTGGCGAACTTCTTAAACCATCTTCCGTCAgaataaagtaaatttaatgTGATCCCGTTTAAAACAGTTATTCAGCTTGGCTGCGCTTCCTCCTTTCAGCGCATCGCTAATCTGAAACAAAGTCATGATATTGAATGAATGAAGTATCAACAtgaagaatatttattttaaatagcagaaaaaatacaaaatggagtttatacttgtaaaaaaaattatgcaaagcATAAAAAGTAgcataacaattattttttcgTTCTGGATCCAACACCTGACAGTTTCTGAGTTACATGTTTCTTCCTGTAAAACATAAGATATGAATAATATCAGGCTCTTCTTGTTCTCATGCAGGCCTGGAAAATCATCACATCCGGTTTCAATGGCTTCTACATTTCCCATGAATTCAAATTATCCCAGTGATTAATACACATTACACAGTACATTAATATAGAGGAAAATGTTCATCAGTTTCTGCGCATTAATATGAACAGGAGGAATATTTAACTGGAGTGTTTTACCCGTTTTCTCCACAAGATGGCAGCATAGTGCCATAAAAATCACcgattgaaattaatttttactttacaggatttttgttttttgcttaaaaCCAACAATAATCAGACTTTATATTCATAATTCTACAGGCAGCAATAATGTCTGTCCATATGTTTGCAAAGCTAGACAccgtttatatatttatttaacatttatatataatgttttaacaataaaacCATCCATATTTAGTTAGAAGGAACGAATCCCTCCATAATGTGAACCGTCTGAAACATTTCATCATTTGAAACAGAAGAGAAGCAGACCAACAGAAACAGGCTGTGGATTTTTAACACGCTTTGAATAAAGCAGCAGCTATAATAACGTTTTCATCAGCCTTGATTTCCTCTGAAGacgaaaagagagaaaaggaaaaacacagaaactaacGGACTGGTTATTACTCTGATTTCCAGAAAAGGAACCAAAAATCTCTAAAAGCCATCAGATGGATCAAAAAGCTACAGAAAGACTTCAATTAAAGGATCagaaaattttcagattttaatcatttaataaattaaagtgtcattcagtaaataatgacacttcaTGGCCAACAT
Above is a genomic segment from Xiphophorus couchianus chromosome 20, X_couchianus-1.0, whole genome shotgun sequence containing:
- the cyc1 gene encoding cytochrome c1, heme protein, mitochondrial; this encodes MAALRVVALSGTGRALLITGNPLKTSKANMSFTSLLGKKKVALTTLGVVASGGAGLALMLHQSVKASELELHPPSYPWSHSGLLSSLDHGSIRRGYQVYKQVCSACHSMEYMAFRNLVGVSHTEDEVKAIAEEVEVVDGPDESGEMFTRPGKLSDYFPKPYPNPEAARAANNGALPPDLSYIVNARHGGEDYIFSLLTGYCEPPAGVSLREGLYYNPYFPGQAIGMAPPLYNEILEYEDGTPATMSQVAKDVCTFLRWAAEPEHDQRKRMGLKLLMGSAILIPLVYYLKRHRWMVLKSRKIAYRPPK